In one Lolium rigidum isolate FL_2022 chromosome 3, APGP_CSIRO_Lrig_0.1, whole genome shotgun sequence genomic region, the following are encoded:
- the LOC124701730 gene encoding pentatricopeptide repeat-containing protein At1g74750-like, translating into MLRAKQLSTLSQCARSFYLSGSRCGSADGASCTCPEDDTSGSKRQSVSGNEQKFQSPCRSSAKAQPPPAQHIGGATGYLPQAVHVSPSTSSPDKEPASSNRRNPPSNHQVLGNNYVQPSKQTAKTISQSGIAGAGVYSELVNLKSSSNNGSIKQAPQAGANYSTKPLSGGQQSNNKAHNQHSYAEANMPCAPSMQNDFGKGVSRSGYAKSKQNFSGPSAVLSSSQSQVRNQRHPGQIQASHHSNSPNSDGRWAGVQTRNFSAPAVYNGPCDKPQGPVGQGPMGTIKTHGGGQGSNLKSLKSLRTVEQYYHTLQQMKWGPMTEHVLDNLHCKIDAFQANQVLKLLRDHNIALGFFDWLKRQPGFKHDGHTYTTMIGILGQARQFGTMRKLLDEMNTVHCKPTVVTYNRLIHAYGRANYLREAVKVFEEMEESGYEPDRVTYCTLIDIHAKAGYLDVAMDLYGRMQQVGLSPDTFTYSAMVNCLGKGGQLAAAYKLFCEMIENGCTPNLVTYNIIIALQAKARNYDNVVKLYRDMQVAGFRPDKITYSIVMEVLGHCGHLDEAEAVFLEMRRDWAPDEPVYGLLVDLWGKAGNVDKALGWYHAMLQDGLQPNVPTCNSLLSAFLKINRFQDAYSVLQNMLAQGLVPSLQTYTLLLSCCTDSHAQMGLCCQLMATTGHPAHMFLLYLPDAEPGGQNVQDHTRYFLDMMHSEDRESKRGLMDAVIDFLHKSGLKEEAGLIWEVAAQKNVYPDSVIEKSSSYWLINLHLMSEGTAVTALSRTLAWFHRQITVMGSCPERIDIVTGWGRRSRVTGSSLVRQSIEKLLHLFQFPLFTARGNTGCFIGCGEPLNQWLHNPYVERMHLL; encoded by the coding sequence ATGTTGAGGGCAAAGCAACTCAGCACTCTATCCCAGTGTGCACGGTCCTTCTATCTTAGTGGGTCGAGATGTGGTAGTGCCGATGGAGCTTCGTGCACATGCCCTGAGGATGACACTAGTGGTTCAAAGAGGCAGTCTGTGAGTGGTAATGAACAAAAGTTTCAGTCGCCCTGCAGATCTTCTGCGAAGGCTCAGCCTCCTCCTGCACAGCATATTGGTGGTGCTACTGGATACCTGCCTCAAGCTGTTCATGTTAGTCCTTCCACCTCATCTCCAGACAAGGAGCCAGCATCTAGCAACAGAAGAAACCCTCCTAGTAATCATCAAGTTCTAGGAAATAATTATGTACAGCCATCTAAGCAGACTGCCAAGACCATTTCTCAGTCTGGAATTGCAGGAGCTGGTGTATATTCTGAATTGGTAAATCTGAAATCGTCCTCAAATAATGGAAGCATTAAGCAAGCTCCACAGGCTGGTGCCAACTATTCTACCAAGCCCTTATCTGGTGGCCAGCAGTCTAATAACAAAGCACATAATCAGCATAGCTATGCAGAGGCAAATATGCCTTGTGCCCCTTCCATGCAAAATGATTTTGGGAAGGGGGTCTCAAGATCTGGATATGCAAAGTCAAAGCAGAATTTCTCAGGGCCATCTGCTGTATTGTCTAGTTCACAGTCACAAGTAAGGAATCAAAGACACCCTGGTCAGATCCAAGCAAGTCACCATTCTAATAGTCCTAATTCAGATGGCAGGTGGGCTGGAGTTCAAACTCGAAACTTCTCAGCTCCAGCTGTTTATAATGGTCCGTGTGACAAACCTCAGGGTCCTGTAGGTCAGGGCCCTATGGGAACAATAAAAACCCATGGTGGAGGACAGGGGTCTAACTTAAAATCATTGAAGTCATTGCGGACAGTTGAACAGTATTACCATACCCTGCAGCAAATGAAATGGGGTCCCATGACTGAACATGTTCTGGATAATCTCCATTGCAAGATAGATGCATTCCAGGCTAATCAAGTACTGAAGCTGCTTCGTGACCACAATATTGCGCTTGGTTTCTTTGATTGGTTGAAGCGGCAACCAGGGTTCAAGCATGATGGTCATACCTATACGACCATGATAGGTATCCTTGGACAGGCCAGGCAGTTTGGTACAATGAGAAAACTTCTTGATGAGATGAACACAGTTCACTGCAAGCCAACGGTGGTAACCTACAACAGATTAATACATGCATATGGTCGTGCAAATTACCTAAGGGAGGCTGTTAAAGTATTTGAGGAAATGGAGGAATCTGGCTATGAGCCTGATCGGGTAACGTATTGTACATTGATTGATATCCATGCTAAAGCAGGTTATCTGGATGTAGCAATGGATTTGTATGGCAGGATGCAACAAGTTGGCTTGTCACCAGATACTTTCACTTACAGTGCCATGGTTAATTGCCTTGGCAAAGGTGGTCAGTTGGCAGCTGCTTATAAGCTCTTCTGCGAGATGATTGAAAATGGCTGTACACCTAACCTTGTTACTTATAACATAATAATTGCGCTGCAAGCGAAAGCAAGAAATTACGACAATGTCGTGAAGCTGTATAGAGACATGCAGGTTGCTGGGTTTCGTCCCGACAAGATAACATACAGCATTGTCATGGAAGTTCTTGGTCACTGCGGCCATCTGGATGAGGCCGAGGCTGTCTTCCTTGAGATGAGGCGCGACTGGGCTCCTGATGAACCTGTATATGGTCTTTTGGTGGACCTCTGGGGCAAAGCTGGCAATGTCGACAAGGCGCTAGGATGGTACCATGCAATGCTTCAGGACGGTCTGCAGCCTAACGTGCCCACCTGCAACTCCCTCCTGAGTGCTTTCCTCAAGATAAACAGGTTTCAGGATGCCTACAGCGTGCTCCAGAACATGCTTGCTCAGGGACTTGTTCCGTCTCTGCAGACATACACCTTGCTGCTCAGCTGCTGTACGGATTCCCATGCACAGATGGGTTTATGCTGCCAGCTCATGGCAACCACTGGACATCCGGCCCACATGTTCTTGCTGTATTTGCCTGATGCGGAACCTGGTGGCCAGAATGTGCAGGACCACACCAGGTATTTTCTAGACATGATGCACAGTGAGGACAGGGAGAGCAAAAGGGGCTTAATGGACGCCGTGATAGACTTCTTGCATAAGTCCGGCctcaaggaggaggccggcctcaTATGGGAGGTGGCCGCCCAGAAGAATGTGTACCCGGACTCGGTGATAGAGAAGAGCTCGTCCTATTGGCTCATCAACCTCCACCTGATGTCGGAGGGCACCGCCGTGACCGCACTGTCCAGGACACTTGCTTGGTTCCACAGGCAGATTACCGTCATGGGGTCCTGCCCTGAACGGATCGACATCGTCACCGGCTGGGGAAGGCGGAGCAGGGTCACCGGGTCGTCCTTGGTTAGACAGTCGATCGAGAAGCTCCTGCATCTCTTCCAGTTCCCGCTCTTCACTGCCCGCGGCAACACTGGCTGCTTCATCGGATGCGGCGAGCCGCTCAATCAATGGCTGCACAATCCGTACGTTGAGCGCATGCATTTGCTGTAg